A part of Campylobacter sp. MIT 99-7217 genomic DNA contains:
- the clpP gene encoding ATP-dependent Clp endopeptidase proteolytic subunit ClpP — translation MYIPYVIEKTSRGERSYDIYSRLLKDRIVMLSGEIHDELAASIVAQLLFLEAEDPEKDIFLYINSPGGVITSGFSIYDTMNYIKPDVCTICIGQAASMGAFLLSCGQKGKRFALPNSRIMIHQPLGGARGQATDIEIQAKEILRLRSILNEILAENTGQKLAKIAKDTDRDFFMSSNEAKEYGLIDKVLQKSFK, via the coding sequence ATGTATATCCCTTATGTGATAGAAAAGACGAGTAGAGGCGAGCGAAGCTATGATATTTATTCTCGTCTTTTAAAAGATAGGATAGTGATGTTAAGTGGAGAAATTCATGATGAACTTGCTGCTTCTATCGTGGCTCAGCTTTTGTTTTTGGAGGCTGAAGACCCTGAAAAAGATATTTTTCTCTACATAAATTCTCCCGGTGGTGTTATTACGAGTGGTTTTAGTATATATGATACGATGAATTATATCAAGCCTGATGTTTGCACCATTTGCATAGGACAAGCAGCTTCAATGGGTGCGTTTTTGCTAAGCTGTGGTCAAAAAGGTAAGCGTTTTGCTTTGCCAAATTCTCGTATCATGATACATCAGCCCTTAGGTGGGGCAAGAGGACAGGCTACGGATATAGAAATTCAAGCTAAAGAAATTTTAAGACTTAGAAGCATTTTAAATGAAATTCTAGCCGAAAATACCGGACAAAAACTTGCCAAAATAGCCAAAGACACAGATAGAGACTTTTTTATGAGTTCAAATGAAGCCAAAGAATACGGACTTATTGACAAGGTTTTGCAAAAAAGTTTTAAATAA
- the lpxD gene encoding UDP-3-O-(3-hydroxymyristoyl)glucosamine N-acyltransferase translates to MKLSEIADFLNLEYKGEDIEISALNSILEANFMQLTYCDGEKNSKDIERTNAGAILVSQSFKHLVPKETKALISQNPHLDFAYLSKLFAKSLISKEKKENHIAKSATIMPNVYIGQGVSIGENVIIMAGAYIGDNVSIGDESIIHPNVVIYNDSKIGKKCQLLANCVIGSDGFGYAHNKNGEHFKIYHNGNVILEDFVEIGACTTIDRSVFSSTIIKAGTKIDNLVQIGHNCILGENCLLAAQTGLAGSSELGRNVVMGGQSATSGHLKIGDFTTIAARGAAIRNLEGGRVYGGAPAMPQRDWLKLQAKMNTLIKERKS, encoded by the coding sequence ATGAAACTCAGCGAAATTGCGGATTTTTTAAATCTTGAATATAAGGGCGAGGATATAGAAATTTCAGCCTTAAACTCTATACTTGAAGCAAATTTTATGCAACTTACTTATTGTGATGGAGAAAAAAACTCTAAGGATATAGAGCGGACAAATGCAGGGGCTATTTTGGTAAGTCAAAGTTTTAAACACCTTGTTCCAAAAGAAACAAAAGCACTTATAAGCCAAAATCCTCATCTTGATTTTGCTTATTTGAGTAAGCTTTTTGCAAAAAGCTTGATCAGTAAAGAAAAAAAAGAAAATCATATCGCTAAAAGCGCAACGATCATGCCAAATGTTTATATAGGACAAGGAGTAAGTATCGGCGAAAATGTCATTATCATGGCAGGAGCTTATATAGGGGATAATGTAAGCATAGGCGATGAGAGTATAATCCACCCAAATGTCGTCATTTATAATGATAGCAAGATAGGTAAAAAATGTCAGCTTTTAGCAAATTGTGTCATAGGAAGTGATGGCTTTGGCTATGCACACAACAAAAACGGCGAACATTTTAAAATTTATCACAATGGCAATGTTATCTTAGAAGATTTCGTAGAAATAGGTGCTTGCACGACTATCGATCGTTCTGTGTTTTCAAGCACTATCATCAAAGCAGGCACAAAGATAGATAATCTCGTCCAAATAGGGCATAATTGCATACTAGGGGAAAATTGTTTGCTTGCTGCTCAAACAGGACTTGCAGGCTCAAGCGAACTTGGAAGAAATGTCGTCATGGGCGGACAAAGTGCTACAAGCGGGCATTTAAAAATCGGCGATTTTACAACCATAGCCGCAAGAGGTGCTGCGATACGAAATTTAGAAGGCGGGCGTGTTTATGGAGGCGCTCCTGCTATGCCACAAAGAGACTGGCTTAAACTTCAAGCAAAGATGAATACACTGATAAAAGAGAGGAAAAGCTAA
- a CDS encoding glucose-6-phosphate isomerase, whose amino-acid sequence MLKNSLFFPKTELKLISSYARRINDELESGDVGYYHLIDTSLSLVDESLEFIKDKTHIKNIVLVGMGGSSCGVKALRDLLFDEKNNDKKLFILDNTSSHSFTKTLEGLKLEESLFLITSKTGSTIEVVSLFKLIIAHFSLKFEELKKYFVFITDKDSKLHKQGLDLGVKTFFIPQNVGGRFSVLSAVGIVPLCFCGYNAKAFLEGARACFEDFFMHKKEELLQKAYHYCTHKSANINVLFSYSDAFKGFNEWYIQLIAESLGKKRGYKRVGLTPIALIGARDQHSFLQLIMDGPKNKTITFLKILDSKKAPIIPNLDFSYLDSLSNGVNLHELLNAQCDATMHALIAEGLSVDLIELEKLDAWHIGYLMYYYELFTSTCGIMLGINTYDQPGVEVGKLILKNILGVKK is encoded by the coding sequence ATGCTAAAAAACAGCTTATTTTTTCCAAAAACTGAACTAAAGCTCATCAGCTCTTATGCTAGGCGGATCAATGATGAGCTTGAAAGTGGCGATGTGGGGTATTATCACTTGATCGATACTTCTTTGAGCCTTGTTGATGAAAGTCTTGAGTTTATTAAGGATAAAACGCATATTAAAAATATCGTTTTGGTGGGAATGGGTGGCTCAAGTTGTGGCGTGAAAGCACTTAGGGATTTGCTTTTTGATGAAAAAAACAATGATAAAAAGCTTTTTATACTCGATAACACCTCCTCGCACTCTTTTACTAAGACTCTTGAGGGCTTAAAGCTTGAAGAAAGCTTGTTTTTAATCACCAGCAAAACAGGAAGCACGATAGAAGTCGTTTCGCTTTTTAAGCTCATTATAGCACATTTTTCGCTTAAATTTGAGGAGCTTAAAAAATACTTTGTTTTTATCACGGATAAGGACTCTAAGCTTCATAAACAAGGGCTTGATTTGGGTGTTAAAACCTTTTTTATCCCTCAAAATGTAGGCGGGCGTTTTAGCGTGCTTTCAGCCGTTGGCATAGTGCCACTTTGCTTTTGTGGATACAATGCAAAAGCTTTTTTAGAAGGAGCTAGAGCTTGTTTTGAGGACTTTTTTATGCATAAAAAAGAAGAGCTTTTGCAAAAGGCTTATCATTACTGCACGCACAAAAGTGCAAATATCAATGTGCTTTTTTCATATTCTGACGCTTTTAAGGGCTTTAATGAGTGGTATATCCAGCTTATCGCTGAAAGTTTGGGCAAAAAAAGAGGCTATAAAAGGGTGGGTTTAACGCCTATTGCTTTGATCGGCGCTAGGGATCAGCACAGCTTTTTACAGCTCATTATGGACGGACCAAAAAACAAAACGATCACTTTTTTAAAAATCCTTGATAGCAAAAAAGCACCTATCATACCAAATTTAGACTTTTCTTACCTTGATAGCTTGAGCAATGGCGTAAATTTACACGAGCTTTTAAATGCACAATGCGATGCGACCATGCATGCTTTGATCGCTGAGGGACTCAGCGTTGATTTGATCGAGCTTGAAAAGCTTGATGCGTGGCATATAGGGTATTTGATGTATTATTATGAGCTTTTTACCTCAACTTGCGGGATCATGCTTGGTATCAATACCTACGATCAACCCGGCGTTGAAGTGGGCAAGCTTATACTTAAAAATATACTTGGCGTTAAAAAATAA
- the def gene encoding peptide deformylase, producing MKREIITYPNKRLFLKSEPVQEFNEELHTLLDDMYETMIAYNGVGLAAIQVDIPLRVMLVNIPDENEEQKKEDLLEIINPELTFLDDEQITCNEGCLSVPDFYEEVTRNKNIYLKYQDRFGNFKELEARGFLAVAIQHENDHLNGHLFIEKIAYSKKQKFDKEFKKNLKAKKKNTQAKK from the coding sequence TTGAAAAGAGAGATTATCACTTATCCTAACAAGAGGTTGTTTTTAAAATCTGAGCCTGTTCAAGAATTTAATGAAGAGCTTCATACCTTGCTTGATGATATGTATGAAACAATGATTGCTTATAATGGTGTTGGGCTTGCGGCTATTCAAGTGGATATTCCTTTAAGGGTAATGCTTGTGAATATACCAGATGAAAATGAGGAACAAAAAAAGGAGGATTTGCTTGAGATTATAAATCCTGAGCTTACTTTTTTAGATGATGAACAGATTACCTGTAATGAGGGCTGTTTGAGTGTCCCTGATTTTTACGAAGAGGTAACAAGGAATAAAAACATATACCTTAAGTATCAAGATCGTTTTGGAAATTTTAAAGAGCTTGAAGCAAGGGGCTTTTTGGCTGTGGCTATCCAGCATGAAAACGATCATCTTAATGGACATTTGTTTATAGAAAAAATCGCTTATTCAAAAAAGCAAAAATTTGATAAAGAGTTTAAGAAAAATCTCAAAGCGAAAAAGAAAAATACTCAAGCTAAAAAATGA
- the galU gene encoding UTP--glucose-1-phosphate uridylyltransferase GalU: protein MLQTCIFPAAGYGTRFLPATKSLPKEMLPILTKPLIHYGVDEALEAGMENMGFVTGRGKRALEDYFDISYELEHQISGTKKEYLLSEIRSLIDRCTFTFTRQKEMKGLGDAVLKGRPLAGDEAFGVVLADDLCVNENGIGVMAQMIKIYEKYRCTIVAVMEVPQDQVSNYGVISGNVVEDNLIMVNSMIEKPSPEEAPSNLAIIGRYILTPDIFGILENTKAGKNGEIQLTDALLTQATNGMVMAYKFEGKRFDCGSVEGFVEATNYFYKKSLC from the coding sequence ATGCTTCAAACTTGTATCTTCCCAGCAGCAGGCTATGGAACGCGTTTTTTACCTGCGACAAAAAGCTTACCAAAAGAGATGTTACCTATACTTACTAAGCCTTTGATTCACTATGGCGTTGATGAAGCTTTGGAAGCTGGTATGGAAAATATGGGCTTTGTAACGGGGCGTGGAAAAAGGGCTTTGGAGGATTATTTTGATATTTCTTATGAGCTAGAACATCAAATTTCAGGCACAAAAAAAGAATATTTGCTCAGTGAAATTCGTTCTTTGATCGATCGTTGCACCTTTACTTTCACAAGACAAAAAGAAATGAAAGGCTTAGGCGATGCGGTTTTAAAGGGCAGACCTTTGGCTGGAGATGAAGCCTTTGGCGTGGTTTTGGCTGATGATTTGTGCGTGAATGAAAATGGTATCGGCGTTATGGCTCAAATGATCAAAATTTATGAAAAATACCGCTGCACCATAGTTGCTGTAATGGAAGTACCACAAGATCAGGTTTCAAACTACGGCGTGATAAGTGGCAATGTCGTCGAGGATAATTTAATCATGGTAAATTCGATGATAGAAAAGCCAAGCCCAGAAGAAGCTCCAAGTAATTTGGCAATAATTGGCAGATATATCTTAACGCCTGATATTTTCGGCATTTTAGAAAATACCAAGGCAGGCAAAAATGGCGAAATTCAGCTTACCGACGCCCTTTTAACTCAGGCAACAAATGGAATGGTCATGGCTTATAAATTTGAGGGCAAGCGTTTTGATTGCGGTAGTGTAGAGGGCTTTGTGGAAGCGACAAATTATTTTTATAAGAAAAGTTTATGCTAA
- a CDS encoding MBL fold metallo-hydrolase, whose product MKKIILLIFAFLLSSSFVKANDYFEYTIQGVEVKIFSLGKRDAPVDKLIFKDKSKAHSQALMKNEHNLMLIKDKNFIMLVDTGFTHTRELLKESLARFGVKFEDITHLVITHAHADHIGGILNDKGGNNFPNASLLIDEKEYTFWTNSNNELSKNALLIFKDKKQFFDHSKPLVNSKLHIKPIKAYGHTPGHNVISLDHDKFVFIADLVHVASIQFKNPDIAIAYDLDKDQAIKTRKEFLKDFEKNKSLILGVHTPYIEFKSLKDF is encoded by the coding sequence ATGAAAAAAATTATTTTGCTGATCTTTGCTTTTTTGCTTTCAAGCTCTTTTGTTAAGGCAAATGATTATTTTGAATACACTATACAGGGTGTTGAGGTTAAGATTTTTTCACTAGGAAAAAGAGATGCTCCTGTGGATAAGCTTATATTTAAAGACAAAAGCAAAGCCCATAGTCAAGCCTTAATGAAAAACGAACACAATCTTATGTTAATCAAGGATAAAAATTTTATTATGCTTGTAGATACAGGTTTTACGCATACAAGAGAGCTTTTAAAAGAGAGTTTAGCTCGTTTTGGTGTTAAATTTGAAGATATTACCCACCTTGTTATCACTCACGCACATGCAGATCATATAGGCGGGATTTTAAATGACAAGGGAGGCAATAATTTTCCAAATGCTAGCTTGTTGATTGATGAAAAAGAATATACTTTTTGGACCAATTCAAACAATGAGCTAAGCAAAAATGCTCTTCTAATCTTTAAGGATAAAAAACAATTTTTTGATCACTCTAAGCCTCTTGTAAATTCCAAGCTTCATATAAAGCCTATCAAAGCTTATGGACATACTCCCGGACACAATGTCATAAGTCTTGATCATGATAAATTTGTTTTTATAGCCGATCTTGTTCATGTAGCAAGCATTCAGTTTAAAAATCCAGATATTGCGATTGCTTACGATCTTGACAAGGATCAAGCTATAAAGACAAGAAAAGAATTTTTAAAAGACTTTGAAAAAAACAAAAGCTTGATACTTGGGGTACACACACCTTATATAGAATTTAAAAGCTTGAAAGATTTTTAA
- the fumC gene encoding class II fumarate hydratase — MIYRVEHDTMGEVNVPDEKYWGAQTQRSFENFKIGIEKMPKALIYAFVNLKKACAIINHKLGNGLDAEKKEAIVKACDEILKGKFDDNFPLAIWQTGSGTQSNMNVNEVIANVATELMGKDFRKQKEIHPNDHVNRGQSSNDTFPTAMSIVSVEQIEKKLIPALDVLISTFKKKTEAFKDIVKIGRTHLQDATPLTLGQEFSGYLSMLEHSKEQILASLPSLRELAIGGTAVGTGLNAPLNFSEEVSSELSKLTGVNFVSSPNKFHALTSHDAITFTHGAMKGLAANLMKIANDIRWLASGPRCGLAELNIPENEPGSSIMPGKVNPTQCEAVTMVAVQVMGNDAAIGFAASQGNFELNVFKPVIIYNFLQSLDLLADSMLSFNEHCAVGIEANLEKIEHNLNNSLMLVTALNPHIGYENAAKIAKNAHKKGISLKESAMELGLVSEADYDKFVVPKDMIHPLKK; from the coding sequence ATGATCTATCGTGTAGAACACGACACTATGGGCGAGGTTAATGTGCCTGATGAGAAGTATTGGGGAGCGCAAACTCAAAGAAGCTTTGAAAATTTCAAAATAGGCATAGAAAAAATGCCAAAAGCTTTAATTTATGCCTTTGTCAATCTTAAAAAAGCTTGCGCTATCATCAATCACAAGCTTGGAAACGGACTTGATGCAGAAAAAAAAGAAGCCATTGTTAAGGCTTGCGATGAGATCTTAAAGGGCAAATTTGATGATAATTTTCCTTTGGCCATTTGGCAAACAGGATCAGGCACTCAAAGCAATATGAATGTCAACGAAGTCATTGCCAATGTAGCTACTGAGCTTATGGGCAAGGATTTTAGAAAGCAAAAAGAAATTCACCCAAATGATCATGTAAATAGGGGACAAAGCTCAAATGATACCTTCCCAACAGCTATGAGCATAGTTAGCGTTGAGCAAATCGAAAAAAAGCTTATCCCAGCTCTTGATGTGCTAATTTCTACCTTTAAGAAAAAAACTGAGGCTTTTAAGGACATAGTCAAAATTGGAAGAACTCACTTGCAAGATGCCACTCCTTTAACCTTGGGACAAGAATTTAGCGGATATTTATCTATGCTTGAGCATTCAAAAGAGCAAATTTTAGCCTCACTTCCTAGCTTAAGAGAGCTTGCCATTGGAGGAACTGCAGTTGGCACAGGGCTTAATGCTCCTTTAAATTTTAGCGAGGAAGTAAGTAGCGAACTTAGCAAACTAACAGGGGTTAACTTTGTCTCAAGTCCTAATAAATTTCACGCTCTAACCAGTCATGACGCCATCACTTTCACACATGGTGCGATGAAGGGCTTGGCTGCAAATTTGATGAAGATAGCTAATGATATAAGATGGCTTGCAAGTGGGCCAAGATGTGGCTTAGCTGAGCTTAATATACCTGAAAATGAGCCCGGAAGCTCCATAATGCCCGGCAAGGTTAATCCTACTCAGTGCGAGGCCGTAACTATGGTTGCGGTGCAGGTTATGGGAAATGACGCTGCTATTGGCTTTGCAGCCTCACAAGGTAATTTTGAACTTAATGTTTTTAAGCCTGTTATAATTTATAATTTCTTGCAAAGCCTTGATTTGCTAGCTGATTCTATGCTTTCTTTTAATGAGCACTGTGCTGTTGGCATTGAGGCAAATTTAGAAAAAATAGAGCATAATCTTAATAATTCTTTAATGCTAGTAACGGCTTTAAATCCTCACATAGGCTATGAAAATGCGGCAAAAATTGCTAAAAATGCTCACAAAAAGGGAATTTCTTTAAAAGAAAGTGCTATGGAACTTGGCTTGGTTAGTGAGGCTGATTATGATAAATTCGTTGTGCCTAAGGATATGATTCACCCTTTAAAGAAGTAA
- a CDS encoding GGDEF domain-containing protein translates to MNNDFLSDFGDMSSGLGDSDSKDNQKLQKISGGELEKFAKSVLGELVNDNVPPIPENYKIYFEKHLDDKTMTFKKRILEMMEFENTQDNKQIFIENKVKKSFNSLNHLLQDIAMVYKNTEVIREVLEKKAAELSINSGNLNMLNVIESLQNDMKRYTSLLEKYSMHIKENFEYVNHTYKSIEEQSDFDPVYSIYNFKFLSKILTRCAEGYAKYNYQNSLLLFRVKKSVLDSVSPKDQVILLKNISKILQKNVVKGDIVACYKDGIFAVLLQHTNIQKAQSVAQTLIDNIYNTNFFMSSNEVNIDIQVALTLVKDDTSVDKTLEKVAKALDSSGKDKDPFSVVE, encoded by the coding sequence ATGAATAACGATTTTTTATCTGATTTTGGTGATATGAGTTCAGGTCTAGGAGATAGTGATAGCAAGGATAATCAAAAACTTCAAAAAATAAGCGGTGGAGAACTTGAAAAATTTGCAAAGTCTGTCTTAGGCGAACTTGTAAATGATAATGTTCCTCCTATCCCTGAAAACTATAAGATTTACTTTGAAAAACATCTTGATGATAAAACAATGACTTTTAAAAAGCGTATCTTAGAGATGATGGAATTTGAAAACACTCAGGATAATAAGCAAATTTTTATTGAAAATAAGGTTAAAAAAAGTTTTAATTCTTTAAATCATCTGCTCCAAGACATAGCCATGGTTTATAAAAATACAGAGGTTATAAGAGAGGTTTTAGAAAAAAAGGCAGCTGAACTTTCCATAAATTCTGGAAATTTAAATATGCTTAATGTTATCGAGAGTTTGCAAAATGATATGAAGCGTTATACCTCTTTACTTGAAAAGTATTCTATGCATATCAAAGAAAATTTCGAATATGTTAATCATACTTATAAGAGCATAGAAGAACAAAGCGATTTTGATCCGGTGTATTCGATTTATAATTTCAAATTTCTTAGTAAAATTTTAACACGCTGTGCTGAGGGCTATGCGAAGTATAATTATCAAAATTCTTTATTACTTTTTAGGGTTAAAAAGTCTGTGCTTGATAGCGTTTCTCCAAAAGATCAGGTCATTTTACTTAAAAATATCTCTAAAATTTTACAAAAAAATGTCGTAAAAGGAGATATCGTAGCCTGCTATAAAGATGGAATTTTTGCTGTTTTGCTTCAGCATACCAATATCCAAAAAGCTCAAAGCGTTGCTCAAACTTTGATTGATAATATCTATAATACAAATTTCTTTATGAGTTCAAATGAGGTTAATATAGACATACAAGTAGCCCTTACCCTAGTTAAAGATGATACTAGTGTTGATAAAACCTTAGAAAAAGTCGCTAAAGCTCTTGATAGTAGTGGCAAGGATAAAGATCCTTTTAGTGTGGTGGAGTAA
- a CDS encoding replicative DNA helicase produces MGYLDDGYLDLDIERAILASCLYSENAYESIATEIEANDFSLKAHEDIFRAIVACSNAREPISPTFIKKYKKLDEKVLSEVLETSSVVDISKYAKELKEKSTKRKLLNFAYTMPAKINEPRPVSEISDELNKEIFNITNRANSSDIKDMPVVLGELLEEFKKQKEAKNKEILGLDTGFNDLNKMTKGFKAGDLVIIAARPGMGKTTICLNFIETTLNDGKGVVLFSLEMPATQIIIRLISAKTSIPLQRLLIADLNEDEWERVADACNEYSKKNFYIYDNGSASIADIRAILRKLKNQDESIELCVVDYIGLMMSSSNFSDRHLQVSEISRGFKLLARELNMPIIALSQLNREVDKRSNKRPMPSDLRESGALEQDADTILFVYRDDVYKELEERERESKAKAEGKEYKRHFFPNPKQEEAELIVGKNRHGPTGFVKLIFLKENARFVQDTRLNIEQSEFTE; encoded by the coding sequence ATGGGTTATTTAGATGATGGATATTTGGATTTAGATATTGAAAGGGCGATTTTAGCTTCTTGTCTTTATAGTGAAAATGCTTATGAAAGCATTGCTACAGAGATAGAAGCAAATGATTTTAGTCTTAAGGCTCATGAGGATATTTTTAGGGCTATTGTTGCTTGCTCTAATGCAAGAGAGCCTATCAGTCCTACCTTTATCAAAAAATACAAAAAACTTGATGAAAAGGTTTTAAGTGAAGTTCTTGAAACAAGTTCTGTAGTTGATATAAGCAAATACGCCAAAGAACTTAAAGAAAAATCCACAAAAAGAAAGCTCTTAAATTTCGCCTACACTATGCCTGCTAAGATCAATGAACCAAGACCTGTGAGTGAAATTTCAGATGAGCTTAATAAAGAAATTTTTAATATCACAAACCGTGCTAATAGCTCAGATATCAAAGATATGCCTGTGGTTTTAGGAGAACTTTTAGAAGAGTTTAAAAAGCAAAAAGAAGCTAAAAATAAAGAAATTTTAGGTCTTGATACAGGTTTTAATGATTTAAACAAAATGACAAAGGGCTTTAAGGCAGGTGATCTTGTCATCATCGCTGCAAGACCGGGTATGGGAAAAACTACGATTTGTTTAAATTTTATAGAAACAACACTTAATGATGGCAAAGGTGTTGTGCTGTTTTCTTTGGAAATGCCAGCAACGCAGATTATTATAAGGTTGATTTCTGCAAAGACTTCTATCCCCTTGCAAAGGCTTTTAATTGCTGATTTAAACGAAGATGAATGGGAAAGAGTAGCTGATGCTTGCAACGAATACTCTAAAAAAAATTTTTATATCTATGATAATGGTAGTGCGAGTATCGCAGACATTAGAGCGATTTTAAGAAAGCTTAAAAACCAAGATGAGAGCATAGAACTTTGCGTGGTGGATTATATAGGCTTGATGATGAGTAGTTCAAATTTTAGTGATAGACATTTACAAGTAAGTGAAATTTCAAGAGGTTTTAAACTTCTTGCTAGAGAACTTAACATGCCTATCATCGCCCTTTCTCAGCTTAACAGAGAGGTTGATAAAAGATCAAATAAACGCCCTATGCCAAGTGATTTAAGAGAAAGTGGTGCTTTAGAACAAGATGCCGACACCATACTTTTTGTTTATCGTGATGATGTGTATAAGGAGCTTGAAGAAAGAGAAAGAGAGAGCAAGGCTAAGGCTGAAGGAAAAGAATACAAAAGGCATTTTTTCCCCAACCCCAAACAAGAAGAAGCAGAGCTTATAGTAGGGAAAAACAGGCACGGACCTACAGGCTTTGTAAAGCTTATCTTTCTTAAAGAAAATGCTCGTTTTGTGCAAGATACGAGGCTTAATATCGAACAAAGCGAATTTACCGAGTGA
- a CDS encoding YifB family Mg chelatase-like AAA ATPase — protein MKKLKCVSFNDKLDIIDVESTFTRGLPGFSIVGLPNSAIKESTERIKATLMSKNFSFPAQKITINLSPSGIPKNGSHFDLAMAILILLQKEEFDEFFVFGELGLDGSIKSTKELFSLLLFLSAKLKKARVIVPKQIALKASMIPNLEVFALENLDEALIFFKEKQYENFKFKNSHPLFEQFIEINGEKYIKNINFPYDFKEVKGQENAKKACLIAALGMHNILLEGSAGSGKSMCAKRLAYIMPPQSLSEVLAQNAYMSLSFNECEFSSTRAFRNPHHTSTRASIFGGGTRAAMIGELALANGGVLFFDEFPHFSKNIIESLREPLEDNQILVSRVNSKTRYETKFLFIAAQNPCPCGNLFSKNLACSCSELAIKRYKNAISAPILDRIDLYVAMDEISKDDKSTINSTQMSQMVYEGFEFMKKRGQNEFNGKLNDEDLKRFCVLDEDAKDILDKAISRYKLSQRGINKTLKVARTCADLQKEDIINKTHLLTALSYRIRAYV, from the coding sequence ATGAAAAAACTTAAATGCGTAAGTTTTAATGATAAGCTTGATATTATCGATGTAGAATCCACTTTCACAAGAGGTTTGCCCGGTTTTAGCATAGTAGGACTTCCAAACTCAGCTATCAAGGAAAGCACAGAACGCATAAAAGCAACCTTGATGAGCAAAAACTTCTCCTTTCCTGCCCAGAAAATCACGATAAATTTAAGCCCCTCAGGAATTCCTAAAAATGGCTCGCATTTTGATTTGGCTATGGCTATTTTGATCCTTTTGCAAAAAGAAGAATTTGATGAGTTTTTTGTTTTTGGAGAGCTTGGACTTGATGGGAGCATTAAAAGCACAAAAGAGCTTTTTTCTTTGCTTTTGTTTTTATCTGCAAAGCTTAAAAAAGCAAGAGTGATCGTTCCAAAGCAAATTGCTTTAAAAGCTTCTATGATACCAAATTTAGAAGTTTTTGCCTTAGAAAATTTAGACGAAGCTTTGATTTTTTTCAAAGAAAAGCAGTATGAAAATTTTAAATTTAAAAATTCTCACCCCTTATTTGAGCAATTTATAGAAATTAATGGGGAAAAATATATCAAAAATATCAATTTTCCCTATGATTTTAAGGAAGTTAAGGGGCAAGAAAATGCTAAAAAAGCTTGTCTTATAGCAGCTCTTGGCATGCATAATATCTTGCTTGAGGGCAGTGCTGGAAGCGGAAAAAGCATGTGTGCTAAAAGGCTTGCTTATATCATGCCTCCACAAAGTTTAAGCGAGGTTTTAGCTCAAAATGCTTATATGTCCTTAAGCTTTAATGAATGTGAGTTTTCAAGCACAAGAGCTTTTAGAAATCCTCATCACACCAGCACAAGAGCAAGTATTTTTGGTGGAGGAACGAGGGCTGCGATGATAGGGGAATTAGCCCTTGCAAATGGAGGCGTGTTGTTTTTTGATGAGTTTCCACATTTTTCAAAAAATATCATAGAAAGCCTTAGAGAACCTTTAGAAGATAATCAAATCCTAGTTTCAAGGGTCAATTCAAAAACGCGTTATGAAACCAAATTTCTTTTTATCGCTGCTCAAAATCCTTGCCCTTGCGGAAATTTATTTTCAAAAAATTTAGCTTGTTCTTGTAGCGAGCTTGCTATAAAACGCTATAAAAATGCTATCTCAGCACCTATACTTGATAGGATAGATCTTTATGTGGCAATGGACGAGATCAGCAAAGATGATAAAAGCACTATAAATTCCACCCAAATGAGCCAAATGGTTTATGAGGGCTTTGAATTTATGAAAAAAAGAGGACAAAACGAATTTAATGGCAAGTTAAATGATGAGGATTTGAAGCGTTTTTGTGTGCTTGATGAGGATGCAAAGGATATTTTAGATAAGGCTATTTCAAGATATAAGCTTTCTCAAAGAGGGATAAATAAAACCTTAAAAGTAGCAAGAACTTGTGCTGATTTGCAAAAAGAGGATATAATCAACAAGACACATTTACTAACAGCTTTAAGTTATAGGATAAGAGCTTATGTTTAA